The following proteins are co-located in the Bacillus pumilus genome:
- the aroE gene encoding shikimate dehydrogenase has product MKPLYGLIGNPVGHSMSPDIHNAALKDAGIDGHYHGFQVEGGDLKDAIRGMKALGISGFNVTVPHKVEIMQYLDKIDVTAERLRAVNTVRLEKGQLVGYNTDGEGFLHSLVEALDQPLSELSFLMIGAGGAARAIYTTIAEYAPKSFDITNRTIEKAEALIQSADGKVTSNAIALNTAEDQLGDYDVIIHTTSIGMYPNVEETPISLTNAKKTAVVCDIVYNPIETKLLSEAAGLGLKTVDGVGMFVGQAARAFELWTGVTPDARKMKSIVIEKLGGTPC; this is encoded by the coding sequence TTGAAACCTTTATACGGATTAATCGGTAACCCTGTTGGCCATTCAATGTCTCCGGATATTCATAATGCAGCATTAAAGGATGCTGGGATTGATGGACATTATCATGGCTTTCAAGTAGAAGGTGGCGACCTTAAAGATGCGATTAGAGGCATGAAAGCCTTAGGCATCAGCGGCTTTAACGTCACTGTTCCGCACAAGGTAGAGATCATGCAGTACCTTGACAAAATTGATGTGACAGCTGAACGCCTGCGAGCGGTCAATACTGTGCGGCTTGAAAAAGGTCAGCTCGTTGGGTACAACACAGATGGAGAGGGCTTCCTTCATTCATTGGTTGAAGCCTTGGATCAGCCGTTATCAGAGCTGTCATTTCTCATGATTGGTGCTGGCGGAGCGGCAAGAGCAATTTATACGACAATTGCTGAGTATGCACCGAAAAGCTTTGATATCACCAACCGTACCATTGAAAAAGCGGAGGCTTTAATTCAAAGTGCGGATGGAAAAGTGACATCAAATGCAATCGCATTAAATACAGCAGAAGACCAGCTTGGAGATTATGATGTCATCATCCATACAACCTCGATCGGCATGTATCCGAATGTTGAAGAAACCCCGATTTCTTTAACAAACGCAAAAAAAACAGCGGTCGTTTGTGATATTGTGTATAATCCAATAGAAACAAAACTGCTGAGTGAAGCAGCCGGGTTAGGCTTGAAAACAGTAGATGGTGTTGGCATGTTTGTTGGTCAAGCGGCAAGAGCCTTTGAACTGTGGACAGGCGTCACGCCTGACGCCAGAAAAATGAAGTCAATTGTGATAGAGAAATTAGGAGGAACACCATGTTAA
- the yqeH gene encoding ribosome biogenesis GTPase YqeH gives MEKVVCIGCGVAIQTEDKDQLGYAPAASLLKEDVICQRCFRLKNYNEIQDVSLTEDDFLNILHSIGETDSLIVKVVDIFDFNGSWINGLSRIVGGNPILLVGNKVDILPKSVKKDRLVHWMKREAKENGLNPIDVFLISASRGQGVPEVMEAIDHYREGRNVYVVGCTNVGKSTFINRIIKEVSGEENVITTSQYPGTTLDAIEIPLDDGSALFDTPGIINRHQMAHYVSKNDLKILTPKKELKPRTFQLNEAQTLYFGGLARFDYVKGGRTSFVCYMPNELNIHRTKLENADDLYEKHAGELLSPPSKEGMEDFPPLVPHTFTIDQPKMDIVFSGLGWVTANDAGKQIKVYAPKGVHVFMRRSLI, from the coding sequence ATGGAAAAGGTTGTTTGTATTGGCTGCGGTGTAGCCATTCAGACCGAAGATAAAGATCAATTAGGATATGCGCCGGCAGCATCTCTATTGAAAGAAGATGTGATCTGCCAGCGCTGTTTTAGGTTAAAGAACTACAATGAAATACAAGATGTTTCTTTAACAGAAGACGACTTTTTAAATATATTGCATAGCATTGGCGAGACAGATTCTCTCATTGTAAAGGTCGTTGATATTTTTGACTTTAACGGAAGCTGGATCAACGGGCTAAGCCGTATTGTCGGTGGGAATCCGATTTTACTTGTCGGCAACAAAGTGGATATTTTACCGAAATCAGTGAAAAAAGACCGTCTTGTTCATTGGATGAAGCGGGAAGCAAAAGAAAACGGATTAAACCCAATCGATGTTTTCTTAATCAGTGCAAGCAGAGGTCAAGGCGTGCCTGAGGTGATGGAAGCGATCGACCATTACCGTGAGGGAAGAAATGTCTATGTCGTCGGCTGTACGAACGTTGGGAAGTCAACATTTATCAATCGAATCATCAAAGAAGTGTCTGGAGAAGAGAACGTCATCACCACATCCCAATATCCAGGTACAACTCTTGATGCAATCGAAATTCCGCTTGATGACGGGTCTGCTTTATTCGATACGCCGGGCATCATCAATCGCCATCAAATGGCGCACTATGTCAGTAAAAATGACTTGAAGATTTTAACGCCGAAAAAAGAATTGAAACCGAGAACGTTCCAATTAAATGAAGCCCAAACGCTTTATTTTGGCGGTCTTGCTCGATTTGACTATGTAAAAGGCGGCAGAACATCATTTGTCTGCTATATGCCAAATGAACTCAACATTCACCGGACAAAGTTAGAGAATGCAGATGACTTATATGAAAAACATGCAGGAGAACTGCTATCACCGCCATCAAAAGAGGGAATGGAAGATTTTCCTCCGCTCGTTCCGCATACTTTTACCATTGATCAGCCGAAAATGGATATCGTCTTTTCAGGATTAGGATGGGTAACAGCGAATGATGCAGGAAAGCAAATCAAAGTCTATGCGCCAAAAGGCGTTCATGTGTTTATGAGACGTTCGTTAATTTAA
- a CDS encoding YqeG family HAD IIIA-type phosphatase, translating into MLKKYFLPDEFVKSIFHISPQKLKERNVKGIITDLDNTLVEWDRPSATPRLIEWFQEMKDHGIQVTIVSNNNEKRVKLFSEPVHIPFIYKARKPMGRAFNKAVADMQLKKEDVVVIGDQLMTDVLGGNRHGFHTILVVPVAASDGFFTKFNRQIERRILGALKRKGHIQWEEE; encoded by the coding sequence GTGCTAAAGAAGTATTTCTTACCGGATGAATTTGTGAAAAGTATTTTCCACATTTCACCGCAAAAACTAAAAGAACGAAATGTAAAAGGAATTATTACCGATTTAGATAACACACTAGTAGAATGGGACCGCCCAAGTGCGACACCCCGTTTAATTGAATGGTTTCAAGAGATGAAAGATCACGGGATACAAGTGACAATTGTATCGAACAATAATGAAAAAAGGGTCAAGCTTTTTTCTGAGCCGGTTCACATCCCGTTTATTTATAAAGCGAGAAAGCCTATGGGAAGAGCCTTTAATAAGGCAGTCGCTGATATGCAATTGAAAAAAGAAGATGTGGTCGTCATTGGGGATCAGCTCATGACAGATGTGCTTGGCGGGAACAGGCATGGCTTCCATACGATTTTGGTCGTTCCTGTTGCAGCGTCGGACGGATTTTTCACAAAGTTTAACAGGCAGATTGAACGCAGAATTTTAGGAGCCTTAAAGCGTAAGGGCCACATTCAGTGGGAGGAAGAGTAA
- a CDS encoding sporulation histidine kinase inhibitor Sda: MKKLSDDLLIESYYKANEMNLNRDFIELIETEMKRRSLGHMLSVSS, from the coding sequence ATGAAAAAGCTGTCAGATGATTTACTTATAGAATCATATTATAAAGCAAATGAAATGAACTTAAATCGCGACTTCATTGAATTAATTGAGACAGAAATGAAAAGACGTTCGCTCGGGCATATGCTCTCTGTTTCCTCTTAA
- a CDS encoding SGNH/GDSL hydrolase family protein yields MKKYVFLFILLCVAAGCSKPAQESVIAFGDSNTRGSNWDFRDYPASEKWVNLMKNVERGQIQVKNAGIGGQTTEDAKLRFEQDILKQKPTYVLIMFGTNDAAILDGKHPRVTKKRFKENVSYFISESRKEGITPILMTCVPVVEGGKKGLYYYSRYKASYFAERGGARAWQNSYNDITREVAKNQQVPLVDNWKAFIREAGEDSDNALIQSGLIDPSGNHMTPKGARIIYNEMKEREVIKHF; encoded by the coding sequence GTGAAGAAATATGTTTTCCTTTTCATCCTGTTGTGTGTCGCTGCTGGATGCTCAAAACCAGCGCAGGAAAGCGTTATTGCATTCGGCGACAGTAATACAAGAGGATCAAACTGGGACTTTCGAGATTACCCAGCATCTGAAAAATGGGTGAATCTCATGAAAAACGTCGAGCGCGGCCAAATACAAGTGAAGAATGCAGGGATTGGCGGGCAGACGACTGAAGACGCGAAGCTTCGCTTTGAGCAGGATATTTTAAAGCAGAAACCAACTTACGTCCTCATCATGTTCGGTACGAATGATGCGGCGATTTTAGACGGGAAACATCCCCGTGTCACAAAAAAACGATTTAAAGAAAATGTATCCTACTTCATTTCTGAAAGTAGAAAAGAAGGGATTACCCCGATTCTCATGACCTGTGTACCTGTCGTAGAAGGAGGGAAAAAGGGCTTATATTATTACTCGCGGTATAAGGCATCTTATTTTGCTGAGAGAGGCGGGGCAAGAGCTTGGCAAAACTCATATAATGACATCACAAGAGAAGTAGCTAAAAATCAGCAAGTTCCACTTGTCGACAATTGGAAAGCTTTCATCCGAGAAGCTGGTGAGGATAGTGACAACGCTTTGATTCAGTCAGGTTTAATCGACCCTTCTGGCAATCATATGACACCAAAAGGGGCGAGAATCATTTATAACGAAATGAAAGAGCGTGAAGTCATCAAACATTTTTAA
- a CDS encoding polysaccharide deacetylase family protein: MKGLHVFVCVLLLCTFVPNEIEARTLKRVDLEKTGRAFWDMREERKKIALTFDDGPHPVYTNQILDVLREHEVNASFFVVGSRIRSYPEIAKRIVGEGNELGNHTMNHTYFDLLSSKEIKQELNESAAHIASLQPGGPLLFRPPGGRLTMKSFRILSKQGYDVVMWSFTQDPKDWSRPGSHKIASRIIDHIQGGDIILLHDGGGNRKQTVEALKQVIPELKDKGYEFVKVSELLHHDRAYLPVHFQ, translated from the coding sequence ATGAAAGGGTTGCATGTCTTTGTATGTGTCTTGTTATTATGCACTTTTGTTCCTAATGAAATAGAGGCACGAACATTAAAAAGAGTCGACCTGGAAAAAACGGGACGGGCCTTTTGGGATATGAGAGAGGAACGGAAAAAGATTGCGTTAACCTTTGATGATGGGCCTCATCCGGTGTACACGAATCAAATTTTGGATGTGCTGAGGGAGCATGAAGTGAATGCCAGCTTTTTTGTCGTAGGGAGCCGAATTCGTTCGTATCCGGAGATTGCGAAGCGGATTGTGGGCGAGGGAAATGAGCTCGGCAATCATACGATGAACCATACATATTTTGACCTTTTGTCATCAAAGGAAATTAAGCAGGAACTAAACGAATCAGCGGCTCATATCGCTTCACTCCAGCCAGGCGGTCCTTTATTATTTCGTCCTCCTGGTGGCAGGCTGACGATGAAGTCATTCCGCATTCTTTCAAAGCAAGGATACGATGTGGTCATGTGGTCTTTCACGCAAGATCCGAAGGACTGGTCAAGACCAGGCTCGCACAAAATTGCAAGCCGTATTATTGATCATATTCAGGGCGGCGATATCATCCTTTTACATGATGGCGGTGGAAATCGGAAGCAAACGGTAGAAGCGCTCAAACAGGTGATTCCTGAATTAAAGGATAAAGGCTATGAATTTGTGAAAGTAAGCGAACTGCTGCATCATGACAGAGCATATCTGCCTGTTCATTTTCAATAG
- a CDS encoding response regulator aspartate phosphatase, translated as MGKVLSSHVGMKINEWYRMIRQFSVPDAEILKAEVEAEIERMEEDQHLLIYYQLMCFRHQIMLDYIHPSKYQPFSVSNLVDKIENSNHELSDMLHYYHAFFRGMHEFSQKEYLEAVKYYRVAEKQLSMVFDDIEQAEFHFKVAEAYYIMKQTHVSMHHILKALEIYDQHDAYAIRIIQCLFVISGNYQDLKRKDRALPHLKKAKQLASQIDHPRIYSSALYNLGKCYGELGYLEEAERYLTESADLARKEVLPTLPHTLYTLAKLLFRQNEQARALRILEDGKLAAKKHEDQLFCHMFEYLDALYVQGINEEQLQKTIDYLEKLSLYSYIEDISLEIATALEASQQYQKSNQYYQKLLWAQNQIQEGECLYEF; from the coding sequence ATGGGGAAGGTTCTTTCTTCACATGTAGGTATGAAAATTAATGAATGGTATCGAATGATACGGCAGTTCAGTGTGCCAGATGCTGAAATCCTGAAAGCAGAAGTAGAAGCGGAAATTGAACGTATGGAAGAGGACCAGCATTTACTGATTTATTATCAGCTCATGTGTTTTCGGCACCAAATCATGCTTGACTATATACACCCTTCAAAATATCAACCTTTCTCAGTATCTAATCTTGTCGATAAAATCGAAAATTCCAATCATGAGTTATCTGATATGCTGCATTATTACCATGCATTTTTTCGTGGCATGCATGAGTTTAGTCAAAAAGAATATTTAGAAGCCGTCAAATATTATCGAGTGGCAGAAAAACAGCTGTCGATGGTATTTGATGATATTGAGCAAGCTGAGTTTCATTTTAAAGTAGCAGAAGCCTACTATATTATGAAACAAACGCATGTCTCCATGCACCATATTTTAAAGGCGCTTGAAATATACGATCAGCATGATGCGTATGCCATCCGCATTATTCAGTGCCTCTTTGTCATCTCAGGAAATTATCAAGATTTAAAACGTAAAGATCGAGCGCTGCCTCATTTGAAAAAAGCAAAACAGCTCGCATCTCAAATTGATCACCCGCGCATATACAGTTCAGCTCTTTACAATTTAGGTAAATGTTATGGAGAGCTTGGCTATTTAGAGGAAGCGGAACGATATTTAACAGAATCGGCTGATCTTGCCCGCAAAGAGGTGCTTCCCACGCTTCCTCATACGCTCTATACGCTGGCGAAGCTTCTTTTTAGACAAAACGAACAGGCGCGTGCACTGCGTATTTTAGAAGATGGGAAATTAGCCGCAAAGAAGCATGAAGACCAGCTGTTCTGTCATATGTTTGAGTATCTGGATGCTTTATATGTTCAGGGAATCAATGAAGAACAACTGCAAAAAACCATTGATTATTTGGAAAAACTTAGCCTATACTCTTATATAGAGGATATCTCATTAGAAATTGCGACAGCCTTAGAAGCCTCTCAACAATACCAGAAGTCCAACCAGTATTATCAGAAATTATTATGGGCTCAAAATCAAATCCAAGAAGGAGAGTGTCTGTATGAATTCTAA
- the sigK gene encoding RNA polymerase sporulation sigma factor SigK, producing the protein MAGVFTAMGLMVKELVFLVSYVKNNAFPQPLSGDDEKKYLALMAQGDEHARNMLIEHNLRLVAHIVKKFENTGEDAEDLISIGTIGLIKAIESYSSGKGTKLATYAARCIENEILMHLRALKKTKKDVSLHDPIGQDKEGNEISLIDVLKSENEDVIDTIQLNMELEKVKEYIDILDGREKEVIVGRFGLDLKKEKTQREIAKELGISRSYVSRIEKRALMKMFHEFYRAEKEKRKREKRK; encoded by the coding sequence GTGGCAGGAGTATTTACAGCGATGGGATTGATGGTCAAAGAATTGGTGTTTTTAGTGTCCTATGTCAAAAACAATGCCTTTCCACAGCCCCTTTCGGGAGATGATGAAAAAAAATACTTAGCCCTCATGGCACAGGGCGATGAACACGCAAGAAACATGCTGATTGAACATAACCTTCGGCTCGTCGCCCATATTGTAAAGAAATTTGAAAATACCGGGGAAGACGCTGAAGACCTCATCTCCATCGGGACGATCGGACTCATTAAAGCCATTGAAAGCTATTCCTCTGGAAAAGGAACAAAGCTGGCAACGTATGCGGCGCGGTGTATCGAGAACGAAATCCTCATGCATTTACGCGCACTCAAAAAAACAAAAAAAGATGTCTCTCTGCATGACCCCATCGGTCAGGATAAAGAAGGTAACGAAATTTCATTAATTGATGTCTTAAAATCTGAAAATGAAGATGTGATTGATACCATTCAGCTCAACATGGAGCTTGAAAAAGTAAAGGAGTATATCGACATTCTCGACGGCCGGGAAAAAGAAGTCATCGTCGGCCGATTCGGCCTTGATTTAAAGAAAGAAAAAACGCAGCGGGAAATAGCGAAAGAGCTTGGGATATCGCGGAGCTATGTGTCCCGGATTGAGAAGCGCGCGCTGATGAAGATGTTTCATGAGTTTTACCGGGCGGAGAAGGAGAAACGGAAGCGGGAGAAGAGGAAGTGA
- a CDS encoding DUF3986 family protein codes for MLNLDDTMHLHVGYYKNGFDYEGVFYKSLESERWLLFFDHKSYGIMLLKRYEKYDDLGLLIGEYPIEDDQIEDEGHKLFERFLKENSIVK; via the coding sequence ATGCTTAATTTAGACGATACCATGCATTTACATGTAGGGTATTATAAAAACGGTTTTGATTATGAAGGGGTGTTTTATAAGAGTTTAGAATCAGAAAGATGGCTATTATTTTTTGATCATAAAAGTTACGGAATAATGCTTTTAAAGCGCTATGAAAAATACGATGATTTAGGGCTATTGATAGGGGAGTATCCTATTGAAGATGACCAAATTGAGGATGAAGGTCATAAACTATTCGAGCGTTTTTTAAAAGAAAACAGCATAGTGAAATAA
- a CDS encoding Imm1 family immunity protein, whose translation MKSIFFQKGEDYWKQGNGESSIEIEEEGEYESLVFFYNEPYGFFILRYPDFLVPFKKVENIETIEYFVAGAPLYVPSCSYVNRDEAHQIVQHFLKTKTMPDFVEWVELRNIDFQHICK comes from the coding sequence ATGAAAAGTATATTCTTTCAAAAGGGTGAAGATTATTGGAAACAAGGGAATGGCGAATCTTCTATTGAGATTGAAGAAGAAGGGGAATATGAAAGTCTTGTTTTCTTTTACAATGAACCTTATGGTTTTTTTATATTGAGATATCCAGATTTTTTGGTCCCTTTTAAAAAGGTTGAAAATATAGAAACAATTGAGTATTTTGTGGCAGGAGCGCCATTGTATGTGCCATCGTGCAGCTATGTAAATCGAGATGAAGCCCATCAAATCGTTCAACATTTTCTAAAGACAAAAACGATGCCTGATTTTGTTGAATGGGTAGAGTTGAGGAATATTGATTTTCAGCATATCTGTAAATAG
- a CDS encoding NUDIX hydrolase — MKRVDVVSAIIYDVKENILMVKNVKGYWELPGGAVEKGEHLQQAVIREVIEETGYVVKINELHSIREAFFQDKMHHALIVTFFAEIIGGQMNILDPDHDIEEVKWVSAQAAQKLNPKLFSMLKLKQQTHAFYEFEGNRTIG, encoded by the coding sequence TTGAAACGAGTAGACGTGGTTTCAGCTATTATTTATGACGTGAAAGAAAATATATTAATGGTCAAGAATGTAAAGGGATATTGGGAACTTCCAGGCGGTGCTGTGGAAAAAGGTGAACACTTGCAGCAGGCTGTCATCCGTGAAGTGATAGAAGAGACAGGGTATGTAGTAAAAATAAATGAACTTCATTCGATTCGAGAAGCATTCTTTCAAGATAAAATGCATCATGCACTCATCGTGACCTTCTTTGCTGAAATCATCGGCGGGCAGATGAACATTCTAGATCCGGATCATGATATTGAAGAAGTAAAATGGGTAAGCGCTCAAGCTGCTCAAAAGCTAAATCCAAAGCTATTCAGCATGCTAAAATTAAAACAACAAACGCATGCATTTTATGAATTTGAAGGAAATAGAACAATTGGTTAA
- a CDS encoding polysaccharide deacetylase family protein, whose amino-acid sequence MSIKGKVSLVLCGLAIVIGIAAFYHNQQASGTEKKKIEPDASYKEVEIVTLVNDGRYMRYAVNHPVFHQKKLDQEMKRFAETVLDRFKTSFSEASDVDEENRYELNIDYEITHYAKQTVAVKFNTFELKGGVKGAHQTKMFNFDFKKQQFLSIDDLFLSKKESLQKLSHMTFEELKKDRSLAENQHLLKQGTSPAAKHYQHFAIKDHYIEFYFPAGQIASDKQGPQVLAIKKTLLKGMLKPEYINKEKNKNEKKEPIPKRKIVKLPKQSTFNPSQKAIALTFDDGPNPSTTSKILTALKENKGHATFFVLGSRVQYYPDMLNEIRKGGNEIGNHSYNHPLLTRLPLKQAIKQVEETQQIIEKAGGFTPTHFRPPYGGTNQQINEAVHMKVTLWDVDPEDWKYRNSQYVANYILAHASSGETVLMHDIYDTSANAAVTIIKELTKQGYQLLTVSELEEWKEERAKKGELNM is encoded by the coding sequence GTGTCAATTAAAGGGAAGGTCAGTCTCGTCCTATGCGGACTTGCGATCGTCATCGGTATCGCTGCGTTTTATCATAACCAGCAGGCAAGCGGGACAGAGAAGAAGAAAATAGAACCAGATGCGAGCTATAAAGAAGTTGAAATTGTCACCCTCGTGAATGACGGGAGATACATGCGATATGCTGTCAACCATCCAGTGTTTCATCAAAAAAAGCTAGATCAAGAGATGAAAAGATTTGCAGAAACAGTGCTGGACAGGTTCAAAACATCATTTAGCGAAGCAAGTGATGTCGATGAAGAGAATCGCTACGAATTAAACATAGATTACGAGATCACTCATTATGCCAAGCAAACCGTTGCGGTCAAATTCAATACATTTGAATTGAAAGGCGGAGTAAAAGGTGCACATCAAACGAAGATGTTCAACTTTGATTTCAAGAAACAGCAATTTTTATCGATAGATGATCTATTTTTATCAAAAAAAGAAAGTCTGCAAAAACTGTCTCATATGACATTTGAGGAGTTAAAAAAAGATCGCTCTCTTGCTGAAAATCAGCATTTGCTCAAACAAGGAACGTCTCCAGCGGCGAAGCATTATCAGCATTTTGCTATCAAGGATCATTATATCGAATTCTACTTTCCAGCTGGACAAATTGCATCAGATAAGCAAGGCCCTCAAGTGTTAGCGATTAAGAAAACACTTCTTAAAGGAATGTTAAAGCCTGAATACATCAATAAAGAAAAGAACAAAAATGAGAAAAAAGAGCCGATTCCAAAAAGAAAGATCGTGAAACTGCCAAAACAGTCAACATTCAATCCAAGCCAAAAAGCCATTGCACTCACATTTGATGATGGGCCAAATCCATCAACGACCTCAAAAATTTTAACAGCCTTAAAAGAAAACAAAGGACATGCGACATTTTTTGTATTAGGGAGCAGGGTGCAGTATTATCCAGATATGCTGAATGAAATCCGAAAGGGTGGAAATGAAATCGGAAATCATTCCTATAACCACCCTTTACTCACAAGACTGCCATTAAAACAAGCCATCAAACAAGTAGAAGAGACGCAGCAAATCATTGAAAAAGCAGGCGGGTTCACACCGACTCACTTTAGACCGCCATATGGTGGAACAAATCAGCAAATCAACGAGGCTGTTCACATGAAAGTCACCCTTTGGGATGTAGATCCTGAAGACTGGAAATATCGAAACAGTCAGTACGTCGCCAACTACATTCTAGCGCATGCGTCTAGCGGAGAAACCGTCTTAATGCACGACATCTATGACACCTCAGCAAACGCAGCTGTCACGATTATCAAAGAATTGACCAAACAAGGGTATCAATTATTGACAGTGTCGGAGCTTGAAGAGTGGAAGGAAGAGCGTGCGAAGAAAGGTGAATTGAATATGTAA
- a CDS encoding delta-aminolevulinic acid dehydratase, with amino-acid sequence MCITLAAGPNSELESFALRAAFENFGAKVDMHWIGRPNDLIDVLSGRNRRETDYLLLSFHGDEGAFLMPELGEDVYEDGEPRGATFGADEIKRYASLKGVHVISTGCTLGEKKLAEAFLEAGALSYTAPDDYIDGDAAFIFVLTMLYELMNNTKTVRAAFDRASSIDEETKLFQLYMQK; translated from the coding sequence ATGTGCATCACATTAGCAGCAGGACCAAATAGTGAGTTAGAATCTTTTGCCCTGCGTGCAGCATTTGAGAACTTTGGTGCTAAAGTCGATATGCATTGGATAGGCAGACCCAATGATCTGATTGATGTGTTATCTGGGAGAAATAGAAGGGAGACGGACTACCTTCTTTTATCTTTTCACGGGGACGAAGGAGCGTTTCTCATGCCGGAGTTAGGGGAAGATGTATACGAAGATGGGGAGCCTAGAGGTGCAACTTTTGGAGCGGATGAAATCAAGCGGTATGCTTCCTTAAAAGGGGTTCACGTCATATCAACCGGCTGCACACTAGGTGAGAAAAAACTTGCAGAAGCCTTTTTAGAAGCAGGTGCATTGTCCTATACAGCCCCTGATGATTACATTGATGGAGATGCGGCATTTATCTTTGTACTGACAATGCTGTATGAGCTCATGAACAACACGAAGACGGTTAGAGCGGCTTTTGATCGAGCGAGCTCTATTGATGAAGAAACGAAATTATTTCAACTATATATGCAAAAATAA
- a CDS encoding GNAT family N-acetyltransferase, translating into MHVTVAGRGQGIGKALMTKALSFARERKDS; encoded by the coding sequence ATGCATGTAACGGTTGCTGGCCGCGGACAAGGAATAGGCAAGGCCCTGATGACGAAAGCTCTGTCCTTCGCACGAGAAAGAAAGGACTCATAG
- a CDS encoding spore coat protein has product MSRNRLDDFFFGPRRGNQGGDETVVFPTRQIVNTTTNEQTIRKIHPTHITNVNKNIKRIENYYPVTQSTQNEYIVEEYDCGRDIKNPCCRPVKRCKW; this is encoded by the coding sequence ATGAGCCGGAATAGATTAGATGATTTTTTCTTTGGGCCTCGCAGAGGAAACCAAGGAGGAGATGAAACGGTTGTTTTCCCCACACGTCAAATTGTCAACACGACAACGAATGAACAAACCATCAGAAAAATTCATCCAACGCATATCACAAACGTCAATAAAAACATCAAGAGAATTGAAAACTACTATCCTGTCACGCAATCTACTCAAAACGAGTATATTGTGGAAGAATACGATTGCGGCAGGGATATCAAGAACCCTTGCTGCCGTCCGGTAAAACGCTGTAAGTGGTAA